The Pseudomonadota bacterium genome includes a region encoding these proteins:
- the tnpB gene encoding IS66 family insertion sequence element accessory protein TnpB: MRLFRDLPKVYLHRDVVDFRKSIDGLAAIVEQQMALDPFADALYVFCNRHRDRLKVLYWDQTGFCLWYKRLEKAKFQWPRKHADGVIRWGEREFNWLLEGFDVMRMQGHQQLHFSATNSLIGGASCY, translated from the coding sequence ATGCGTCTGTTTCGTGACCTGCCCAAGGTTTACCTGCACCGCGACGTGGTGGACTTTCGCAAGTCCATTGACGGCCTGGCGGCCATCGTCGAGCAGCAGATGGCCCTGGATCCGTTCGCCGATGCGCTGTACGTGTTCTGCAACCGCCACCGCGACCGGCTCAAGGTGCTCTACTGGGACCAGACCGGCTTTTGCCTCTGGTACAAGCGCCTGGAGAAGGCGAAGTTCCAGTGGCCGCGCAAGCATGCCGACGGCGTGATCCGCTGGGGCGAGCGTGAGTTCAACTGGCTGCTCGAGGGTTTTGATGTGATGCGCATGCAGGGCCATCAACAACTGCACTTTTCGGCCACTAATTCGTTGATTGGTGGTGCTTCATGCTATTGA
- a CDS encoding ATP-binding protein: MAKDLWLPKGFELPDGSKIRSLLYSGDEWQIFDTNGSNNILLTRPELAQKWDEFGFLDESLFGDVAFGTESFRSLSSHKKYTLTAVENGKSPESKVDALAFAFALKESRKLSEDASFHDAVYVEQYSRLLPAWTLTPHVDDEVVLGTWITGGVIISTESFRRLTNLTGWMPVGDLAEIVKAAGFSVPADAGLLAKRKPASQAKSDAKAAIAKEAVVEPDQPQTPEEPAEAKVFKLPGRPQLEEFFNEHVIDIIFNAEKYQALGIDFPSAIVLHGPPGCGKTYAVERLVEFIDWPSYSIDSNSVGSPYIHETSKKISEVFDKAIDGAPSVVVIDEMESFLSDRRSGSSSGLHHVEEVAEFLRRIPEAIKNKVLIIAMTNLIEMIDPAILRRGRFDHIIAVGMPSREEVASLVDSLLSKLPKADDLNVDKILDALTGKALSDSAFVIREAARLAAKAGKTELDQQSIEAALNSLPKDQEKKSRRIGFVWDDK, encoded by the coding sequence ATGGCGAAGGATTTATGGCTGCCTAAAGGCTTTGAGTTGCCGGACGGATCGAAAATCCGGTCGCTACTCTATTCAGGAGACGAGTGGCAGATTTTCGATACCAATGGCTCGAACAATATCCTGCTCACGCGTCCGGAACTGGCGCAAAAGTGGGATGAATTCGGCTTCCTCGACGAATCCCTGTTCGGGGATGTCGCCTTCGGGACTGAATCATTCCGAAGCCTGAGCAGCCATAAGAAGTACACCCTGACGGCGGTTGAGAATGGGAAATCCCCGGAAAGCAAGGTCGATGCACTGGCTTTTGCCTTCGCCCTCAAAGAGTCTCGAAAACTGTCGGAGGATGCCTCTTTCCATGATGCCGTTTATGTCGAGCAGTACTCCAGATTGCTCCCGGCCTGGACGCTGACACCTCACGTCGATGATGAGGTCGTCTTGGGAACCTGGATCACCGGTGGGGTCATCATCTCCACGGAATCGTTCCGGCGTTTGACCAACCTGACCGGCTGGATGCCCGTTGGCGATCTTGCGGAGATCGTAAAGGCTGCCGGGTTTAGCGTACCTGCGGATGCGGGCCTACTGGCCAAGCGCAAGCCCGCCTCTCAGGCCAAGAGCGACGCGAAGGCCGCCATTGCCAAGGAGGCTGTTGTCGAACCTGACCAGCCGCAAACGCCTGAAGAACCAGCCGAGGCCAAGGTTTTCAAACTTCCAGGACGGCCGCAGCTCGAGGAGTTTTTCAACGAACACGTCATCGACATCATATTCAATGCCGAGAAATATCAGGCTTTGGGCATCGATTTCCCTTCCGCTATTGTCCTGCACGGGCCGCCGGGCTGTGGCAAGACCTATGCCGTGGAGCGGCTTGTCGAGTTTATCGATTGGCCCAGCTACTCGATTGATTCCAACAGCGTCGGCAGCCCCTACATTCACGAAACCAGCAAGAAGATCTCCGAGGTTTTTGACAAGGCGATTGATGGGGCTCCATCCGTTGTCGTGATCGACGAGATGGAATCTTTCCTGTCGGATAGGCGCTCCGGCAGCTCGTCCGGTTTGCATCACGTCGAAGAGGTAGCGGAATTCCTTCGGCGGATTCCGGAAGCCATCAAGAACAAGGTGCTGATTATCGCCATGACGAACCTGATCGAGATGATCGATCCGGCCATTCTTCGGCGCGGACGTTTCGACCACATCATCGCGGTCGGCATGCCGTCGAGGGAAGAAGTGGCTTCGCTGGTGGATTCACTCTTGAGCAAACTGCCGAAAGCCGACGACCTTAACGTGGACAAGATCCTCGATGCGCTCACGGGCAAGGCCCTCTCAGATTCGGCTTTTGTCATACGCGAGGCCGCACGGCTCGCTGCCAAGGCAGGGAAGACAGAACTCGATCAACAGAGCATTGAGGCCGCGTTGAACAGCCTTCCTAAAGACCAAGAGAAAAAAAGCAGACGCATCGGATTCGTCTGGGACGACAAGTAA
- a CDS encoding IS66 family transposase, with translation MSSAVNKASVADPSTADQIAALQAQLASQQATLEAREARIHQLEEIIRTFQRKTFAGTSEQASADQLGLFNEAEEIAASEPPEVAVKPHSRQRRGRPALPPELPREEVIHDLPEADKVCPHDGAVLERIGEETSEQLDIIPASVKVIRHVRLKYACPCCEGHVATATKPAQPLGKSMAAPGLLAYIATAKYVDALPLYRQIQQFARLGVELDRTTLANWMIRCGKLVQPLINRLTEQILEAPVIGMDETTVQVLDEPGKPARSNSYMWVMGSGPPGQRLRVYHYEASRAGDVPVARLEGFSGALMADAYSGYGAACRDHGITRLGCWAHARRKFFDAAKLQPKGKIGRPDQALALIGKLYRIEREAQALNPTERHRLRQDKSQPVIDQLNAWLTTTLPRVAPKTKLGEALQYLHNQWPALVRYLDDGRYPIDNNAIENAIRPFAIGRKNWLFSKSPAGARASANLYSLIETAKGHAIEPYAYLRQVFQELPLAETIDDIDALLPGNVKGGDL, from the coding sequence ATGTCGTCGGCCGTCAACAAAGCCTCTGTTGCAGATCCCTCAACGGCCGATCAGATCGCCGCTCTCCAGGCGCAGCTGGCCAGCCAGCAGGCAACCCTCGAGGCGCGCGAAGCGCGCATTCATCAGCTCGAAGAGATCATCCGCACTTTCCAGCGCAAGACCTTTGCCGGCACCAGCGAGCAGGCCAGTGCAGATCAGCTGGGCCTGTTCAACGAAGCCGAGGAGATCGCGGCAAGCGAGCCCCCCGAGGTCGCTGTCAAGCCGCACTCTCGCCAGCGTCGGGGCCGGCCGGCCCTGCCGCCGGAGCTGCCGCGCGAGGAAGTCATTCACGACCTGCCCGAGGCCGACAAGGTCTGTCCGCACGATGGTGCGGTTCTGGAGCGCATCGGCGAGGAGACCTCCGAGCAGCTCGATATCATTCCGGCGAGCGTCAAGGTCATCCGCCACGTCCGGCTGAAGTACGCCTGCCCCTGCTGCGAAGGGCATGTGGCCACCGCCACCAAGCCCGCCCAGCCGCTGGGCAAGTCGATGGCCGCACCGGGCCTGCTGGCCTACATCGCCACGGCCAAGTACGTCGACGCCCTGCCGCTGTACCGACAGATTCAGCAGTTCGCGCGGCTGGGCGTCGAGCTCGACCGCACCACCCTGGCCAACTGGATGATCCGCTGCGGCAAGCTGGTCCAGCCCCTGATCAATCGTCTGACCGAGCAGATCCTCGAAGCCCCGGTCATCGGCATGGACGAGACCACCGTCCAGGTCCTCGACGAACCCGGCAAGCCGGCACGAAGCAACAGCTACATGTGGGTCATGGGATCTGGCCCACCAGGGCAGCGGCTGCGGGTCTATCACTACGAAGCCAGTCGTGCCGGCGATGTGCCCGTGGCGCGCCTGGAAGGCTTCTCCGGTGCCCTGATGGCCGACGCCTATTCCGGCTATGGCGCGGCCTGTCGAGACCATGGCATCACCCGTCTGGGCTGCTGGGCCCATGCCCGGCGCAAGTTCTTCGATGCCGCCAAGCTCCAGCCAAAGGGCAAGATCGGACGCCCGGATCAGGCCCTGGCGCTGATCGGCAAGCTCTACCGGATCGAGCGCGAAGCCCAGGCGCTGAACCCGACCGAGCGCCACCGCTTGCGCCAGGACAAGTCACAGCCCGTCATCGACCAGCTGAACGCCTGGTTGACCACGACACTGCCGCGTGTCGCCCCAAAGACCAAGCTGGGCGAAGCGCTTCAGTACCTGCACAACCAATGGCCAGCGCTGGTGCGCTACCTCGACGATGGCCGCTACCCGATCGACAACAACGCCATCGAAAACGCCATCCGGCCGTTCGCCATCGGCCGCAAGAACTGGCTGTTCTCCAAGTCACCAGCGGGCGCTCGCGCCAGCGCCAACCTCTACAGCCTGATCGAAACCGCCAAGGGCCACGCCATCGAGCCCTATGCCTACCTGCGTCAGGTTTTTCAAGAGCTGCCACTGGCCGAAACCATCGACGATATTGACGCATTACTGCCGGGCAACGTCAAGGGTGGGGATTTGTAG
- a CDS encoding Hsp70 family protein, with amino-acid sequence MKNFVGIDLGTTNSAICSYDGSETRIWKSPEQNDVTPSAIYIDRRGNKYVGKRAYDSAPHSPDNSAMLFKRLMGTSTPVQLSAVNLTKTPEECSAEVLKVLFGYMPEEIRNDPDTGTVITVPAAFNQMQKDATMQAASMAGLGKVALMQEPVAAVMSVMRARNTDGMFLIYDLGGGTLDIAIAESLGGRVNLLAHGGIAMCGGRDFDRVLVDNVVRPWLLENFDLPEDFSVNPSFKSLIRLATWATERAKIELSAREDSVISLSETEARVRDLNGNEIYLDIPLQRDTYDKLIAERVGESIDSARETLNKAGLSPHDLERIVFVGGPTNYKPLRDKVAFELGIPGNTDVNPMTAVAEGASLFAESIDWSSQNRSRKNTRGQISSGGGLALSFNYIARTPDVKAKIAVQLAGQAASGSEFQVDSVDTGWTSGRLPLKHGATIDVTLTKTGDNIFKVFVFDSVGGPIALEQDKIVITRTAATVDAIPASHSVGIEVLEKLGGRPVLDYLVRSGDSLPKKGKKVFKAAESLKSGASGSLNLKLWEGEIEDPITDNRPIGVLKISGSDFDDGVIPAGADLECEFEILDSGNIIIEVSVPCIGGTFHSGKNFYSRQEGQLDYTAAAVMVVEEGERTLNRIDEINEVVDNPKLEQARQKLESAVSLDPEEAETEKSQEAMEKVLEARKLLAQVRKEHLKEIRQIDLDGVVSFFDEHIRQHARPSEASAFDNLAKTAQRSIDRNDKDFEHHLDELKGKNFEILWRQDWFVVERFKWMVSSPHQFADKHRFEELAQIGTQLMRSDDIEKLRAVVAQLSMIQIGGGPDNEMFDVANIIRG; translated from the coding sequence ATGAAAAATTTCGTCGGCATTGACCTGGGTACAACAAACAGCGCGATCTGTTCCTATGACGGTTCCGAAACCCGCATCTGGAAGAGCCCTGAACAGAATGATGTGACTCCATCGGCGATCTATATCGACCGACGCGGCAACAAATACGTGGGCAAGCGGGCCTACGATTCGGCTCCGCACAGCCCTGATAACTCCGCGATGCTGTTCAAGAGGCTTATGGGAACGAGCACGCCCGTTCAGCTTTCTGCGGTGAACCTCACCAAGACCCCCGAGGAATGCTCTGCAGAGGTATTGAAGGTTCTGTTCGGCTACATGCCGGAAGAAATCCGAAACGATCCCGATACCGGAACCGTCATCACCGTACCTGCGGCGTTTAACCAGATGCAGAAGGACGCCACCATGCAGGCCGCCAGCATGGCAGGTCTAGGCAAGGTTGCGCTTATGCAGGAGCCGGTCGCAGCGGTCATGAGCGTCATGCGTGCCCGCAACACCGACGGTATGTTCCTGATCTACGACTTGGGTGGCGGCACCTTGGATATCGCCATTGCCGAAAGCCTTGGTGGGCGGGTCAACCTGCTCGCCCACGGCGGTATCGCAATGTGTGGCGGCCGGGATTTCGACCGCGTGCTTGTCGATAACGTTGTCCGCCCCTGGTTGCTGGAAAACTTCGACCTGCCAGAAGACTTTTCCGTAAATCCGAGCTTCAAGTCGCTCATCCGGCTGGCCACCTGGGCCACCGAACGCGCCAAGATCGAACTCTCGGCCCGCGAGGATTCAGTTATCAGCCTCTCGGAAACCGAAGCCCGGGTAAGGGATCTCAACGGCAATGAAATCTATCTTGATATTCCCCTGCAGCGTGACACCTACGACAAGCTGATTGCCGAGCGCGTCGGTGAATCAATCGACTCTGCCCGGGAGACGCTCAACAAGGCCGGTCTCTCTCCGCATGACCTGGAGCGTATTGTGTTCGTCGGCGGGCCGACCAATTACAAACCCCTGCGCGACAAAGTAGCTTTTGAGCTGGGGATTCCTGGCAACACCGATGTAAACCCCATGACGGCCGTGGCCGAAGGGGCGAGCCTTTTTGCAGAGTCCATCGACTGGAGCTCCCAGAACCGGTCTCGCAAAAACACCCGTGGGCAGATTTCATCTGGCGGTGGGTTGGCGCTGTCTTTCAACTACATTGCCCGCACCCCGGATGTGAAGGCCAAGATCGCTGTTCAGTTAGCGGGCCAGGCTGCATCAGGGTCAGAGTTCCAGGTCGACAGCGTCGATACGGGTTGGACCTCCGGCCGCCTGCCGCTTAAGCATGGCGCAACCATCGACGTCACTCTGACAAAAACCGGCGACAACATCTTCAAGGTGTTTGTGTTCGACTCTGTCGGCGGCCCCATCGCCCTGGAACAAGACAAGATCGTCATTACCCGAACCGCAGCCACCGTCGATGCCATCCCGGCCTCTCACTCGGTTGGTATCGAGGTCTTGGAGAAACTCGGCGGCCGTCCCGTACTCGACTATCTGGTTCGTTCGGGCGACTCGCTTCCAAAGAAGGGGAAAAAGGTATTCAAGGCTGCTGAGTCGCTCAAGTCCGGTGCCTCGGGATCGCTCAACCTGAAACTTTGGGAGGGCGAGATCGAAGATCCCATTACCGACAACCGCCCCATCGGTGTCCTGAAAATTTCCGGCTCCGACTTCGATGACGGTGTGATCCCGGCCGGTGCCGATCTGGAATGCGAATTCGAGATCCTGGACTCCGGGAACATCATCATCGAAGTCTCCGTGCCCTGCATCGGCGGCACCTTCCACTCCGGAAAGAACTTCTACTCTCGCCAAGAGGGACAGCTCGACTACACCGCAGCCGCCGTCATGGTTGTCGAGGAAGGCGAAAGAACGTTGAACCGCATCGACGAGATCAACGAGGTGGTGGACAACCCGAAACTGGAACAAGCGCGGCAGAAGCTTGAATCCGCTGTCTCGCTCGATCCAGAGGAAGCAGAAACCGAGAAGTCCCAAGAGGCCATGGAAAAGGTGCTCGAGGCTCGGAAACTCCTTGCCCAGGTCCGAAAGGAACACCTCAAGGAGATTCGTCAGATTGACCTCGACGGTGTGGTGTCCTTCTTCGACGAACATATCCGGCAGCATGCTCGTCCATCCGAGGCGTCGGCGTTCGACAACCTGGCAAAAACGGCTCAACGCTCAATCGACCGAAACGACAAGGATTTCGAGCACCACCTTGATGAGTTGAAAGGCAAAAACTTCGAAATCCTCTGGCGGCAGGATTGGTTCGTGGTCGAGCGGTTCAAATGGATGGTCAGCTCGCCCCATCAGTTTGCCGATAAGCACCGTTTCGAGGAGCTCGCCCAGATCGGAACGCAGCTCATGCGCTCCGATGACATAGAAAAACTTCGCGCCGTTGTCGCCCAGCTTTCGATGATTCAGATCGGCGGCGGCCCCGACAACGAGATGTTCGATGTAGCCAACATTATCAGGGGATGA
- a CDS encoding peptidoglycan-binding protein: MAGDNDKDKKGFSGLSDLASEVSDINEPIKPEPKAEAKPSRPKQPPQPQREMAPSEPERKNTSSPPPIESVSSGKSGGGSGGKWVLGIIGVIFVIWLINNGGQSNKKPSYTPPSSSQNYSYPQSTPAPAVQTPSTTQSAGLQYTKPSVGTNNVLSVPEIRWCIREGIRIEAMRDVIDNNAGIDEFNRIVNDYNSRCGSYRYREGSQSRAERDVEAYRSQIVSEAIREARQLGHSYQPSYPSVSPGVSTSAAPKKPNAQYTREAQQILADLGYDPGPVDGDYGRRTADAVKAFQRDVGITQDGWIDEDLLSTLRRAKAAYKQPVVSQPKPQTQASVQPRSSTPSATTTATAGYFTRGSHQDEVLRIQGTPSRVNKYSDHEVWNYGLSSVDISLRDRRVTEWNNISGNLKVRLAPGGNVTSSPYFTRGSHQDDVLRVQGTPSSINRYSDHEVWNYGLSSVDISSRDRRVTEWNNISGNLKARMSPGSNVTNNPYFTRGSHQDDVLRVQGTPSSINRYSDHEVWNYGLSSVDISARDRRVTEWNNISGNLKVRLSPGGNVTSNTYFGRGSHQDDVLRIQGTPTSISRYSDHEVWSFGLSSVDISTRSRQVTDWNNISGNLKVR, from the coding sequence ATGGCTGGTGATAACGACAAGGACAAAAAGGGCTTCTCCGGGCTTTCAGACTTGGCGTCCGAGGTCAGTGACATCAATGAGCCAATAAAGCCTGAGCCAAAAGCAGAGGCTAAGCCCTCAAGGCCTAAGCAACCACCCCAGCCTCAGCGGGAAATGGCCCCTTCCGAACCCGAGCGGAAAAATACAAGCTCTCCTCCGCCTATTGAATCCGTGAGCTCTGGCAAAAGCGGCGGTGGCTCGGGCGGCAAATGGGTTCTTGGCATTATCGGCGTCATTTTCGTGATCTGGCTGATTAATAACGGCGGGCAAAGTAACAAAAAACCCTCATACACTCCGCCATCATCGTCGCAAAACTACAGCTACCCGCAGAGCACTCCGGCTCCGGCAGTTCAAACGCCAAGCACAACCCAAAGCGCCGGGCTGCAATATACAAAACCTTCGGTCGGCACCAACAACGTGCTGTCCGTGCCGGAAATTCGCTGGTGCATCCGGGAGGGCATTCGCATTGAAGCGATGCGGGACGTCATCGATAACAATGCGGGAATCGATGAGTTCAACCGGATTGTCAACGATTACAACAGCCGTTGCGGGAGCTACCGGTATCGCGAGGGTTCCCAGTCTCGAGCTGAACGTGATGTGGAAGCCTACAGAAGCCAGATTGTCTCGGAAGCCATTCGCGAGGCCAGACAGTTGGGGCATTCGTATCAACCCTCCTATCCATCGGTTTCGCCAGGCGTATCGACCAGCGCCGCTCCCAAGAAGCCTAATGCCCAATACACGAGGGAAGCTCAACAGATTCTGGCCGACCTCGGTTACGATCCCGGACCAGTGGATGGCGATTACGGCCGCAGGACTGCCGACGCCGTGAAGGCCTTTCAGCGTGATGTTGGTATCACGCAAGATGGCTGGATTGACGAAGACTTGCTGAGCACGCTCCGGAGAGCAAAGGCCGCTTATAAACAGCCTGTCGTCTCGCAACCCAAGCCTCAAACCCAGGCAAGTGTACAGCCGCGTTCCAGCACTCCTTCGGCGACCACTACAGCGACGGCAGGCTACTTTACTCGCGGATCACATCAGGATGAGGTGCTTCGGATTCAGGGAACCCCGTCCAGAGTTAACAAATATAGTGACCATGAGGTGTGGAACTATGGTTTGAGTTCGGTTGATATCTCTTTGAGAGATCGCCGTGTCACCGAATGGAACAATATCAGTGGCAATTTAAAGGTTCGACTGGCCCCAGGAGGTAATGTTACCAGCAGCCCATATTTTACGCGAGGATCACACCAAGATGATGTTCTAAGGGTGCAAGGAACGCCTTCTTCCATAAACCGTTACTCGGATCATGAAGTATGGAACTATGGGCTCAGTTCAGTGGATATCTCCTCACGTGACAGGCGCGTCACAGAATGGAACAACATTAGCGGAAATCTTAAAGCTCGAATGTCTCCCGGCTCGAATGTCACTAATAACCCTTATTTTACTCGTGGCTCACATCAGGATGATGTTCTCCGTGTTCAGGGTACGCCATCCTCAATTAACCGATACTCCGACCACGAAGTTTGGAATTATGGACTTAGCTCGGTAGATATATCTGCGCGGGACAGAAGGGTCACTGAGTGGAACAACATAAGCGGGAATTTGAAAGTGCGATTGAGCCCTGGGGGAAATGTCACAAGCAACACTTATTTCGGTCGTGGATCACATCAAGATGATGTGCTTCGGATTCAAGGCACTCCAACATCAATTAGCAGATACTCCGATCATGAGGTTTGGAGCTTCGGTTTGAGTTCGGTTGATATATCAACGCGCTCTCGGCAAGTAACTGACTGGAATAATATCAGCGGAAATCTAAAGGTAAGATGA
- a CDS encoding DUF1837 domain-containing protein translates to MPWTSEHTKWLVDTGERLKTADGKEVEVWEFRHEKDEAVLSAWAKHFRNHYCLDAEIDFLRGKRPRPDYLTNIKFPCKTSKLGPGIRAGDFGEILVSDYLQWLLGYWVPRVRWSSKVVRDESPKGSDVIGFRFHKKDGDASTKDVLFVFESKTKFSASKINRLQDAINDSAKDHIRIDESLNFIKQKLFEKKEIEQAQRIERFQSPVDMPYKETYGAAAIISDECFDADELASADCQKIPKSAKSKEVFPHPNGDSLVLLVIKGPGMMDLVHELYRRAADEA, encoded by the coding sequence ATGCCCTGGACTTCGGAACACACTAAATGGCTCGTCGATACTGGCGAACGACTGAAGACTGCCGACGGCAAGGAAGTCGAAGTCTGGGAGTTCCGTCATGAGAAAGATGAGGCAGTGCTCTCCGCATGGGCGAAACACTTCCGCAATCATTATTGCCTGGATGCTGAAATCGATTTCCTGCGGGGCAAACGCCCGCGACCGGATTATCTGACCAATATCAAGTTCCCGTGCAAAACATCCAAACTCGGTCCAGGAATCCGAGCGGGAGATTTTGGGGAAATCCTGGTTTCCGATTACCTGCAATGGCTTCTCGGTTACTGGGTGCCCAGGGTGCGGTGGTCATCGAAGGTTGTTCGAGATGAATCGCCCAAGGGCAGCGATGTCATTGGATTTCGATTTCATAAAAAAGACGGCGACGCCTCCACCAAGGACGTGTTGTTTGTCTTTGAATCCAAGACAAAATTCTCCGCCTCTAAGATCAACCGCCTGCAGGATGCCATCAACGATTCTGCCAAAGATCATATTCGAATCGATGAATCGCTGAACTTCATCAAACAAAAGCTCTTTGAAAAAAAGGAAATTGAACAGGCTCAAAGGATCGAGAGATTTCAAAGCCCCGTAGATATGCCTTATAAGGAAACCTACGGCGCTGCGGCTATCATTTCTGATGAGTGTTTCGACGCCGATGAATTGGCTTCGGCAGACTGCCAAAAAATTCCCAAGTCAGCGAAATCCAAGGAGGTCTTTCCTCATCCAAATGGTGACAGCCTAGTCCTCTTGGTTATCAAGGGACCCGGCATGATGGACCTTGTCCACGAGCTCTACAGGAGGGCTGCGGATGAGGCCTGA